In the genome of Cryptomeria japonica chromosome 8, Sugi_1.0, whole genome shotgun sequence, one region contains:
- the LOC131046393 gene encoding uncharacterized protein LOC131046393, translating into MEANLTPNKLRGSQFYTENYNYHSMRLLIAEFAFASVREIHHFFHSDHILDLITFRGPEAIEKYCRGSMKPIGECLAYHCQPACNFLLHLTCSQIPHQITDHPACSHVLHLLPEPWNYAPSLCRCNACWQPITQGFSFHCSICRLDLHPSCANLLRKIKDRNHPHNSLDLCFIPPYPSKAFTCNVCLQEDQRSWNYHCSECDYDAHVNCTQIPLLRESLLNETSQAVTRAYVDYTASSGPRHLERSFSEPPRLFSFPRPSSLHSWSSSQMQQQQYQPFQNPYNTMGNMFVRPTITAIMHTLLGSVVQSFMNPGGGGGGDGWGGFGGLNISGNLSDIAESIFNF; encoded by the exons ATGGAAGCGAATCTTACACCTAACAAATTACGTGGTTCCCAATTCTACACGGAGAACTATAACTATCATTCAAT GAGACTTTTAATAGCGGAATTCGCCTTTGCAAGCGTAAGGGAGATCCATCATTTCTTCCATTCTGATCATATCCTGGATCTCATTACATTCCGAGGGCCAGAGGCAATTGAGAAGTACTGTAGAGGGTCCATGAAACCCATTGGGGAATGTTTGGCCTACCATTGTCAGCCGGCCTGCAATTTTCTCCTTCACTTGACCTGCTCACAAATCCCTCACCAAATCACTGATCATCCCGCTTGTAGTCACGTTCTCCATCTGCTACCTGAACCCTGGAATTATGCACCCTCGCTTTGTAGATGCAATGCATGTTGGCAACCCATTACCCAAGGCTTCTCCTTCCACTGCTCCATTTGCCGCCTAGATCTGCACCCATCATGTGCAAATCTGCTCAGGAAAATTAAAGACCGAAATCATCCGCACAATAGTTTGGATCTCTGTTTCATTCCTCCCTATCCGAGCAAAGCCTTTACCTGCAATGTCTGTTTGCAAGAAGACCAACGTTCATGGAATTATCACTGTTCTGAGTGCGACTACGATGCCCATGTGAACTGCACACAAATACCTTTGCTCAGAGAATCCCTGCTGAATGAAACTTCTCAAGCTGTAACTCGGGCATATGTAGATTACACTGCAAGCTCAGGCCCCCGTCATTTGGAGAGAAGTTTCAGTGAGCCTCCCAGATTGTTTTCTTTTCCTCGCCCATCTTCGCTGCACAGCTGGTCGTCTTCTCAGATGCAGCAGCAGCAGTATCAACCCTTCCAAAATCCATATAACACAATGGGTAATATGTTTGTGAGGCCAACCATCACAGCCATTATGCATACTCTACTGGGAAGTGTAGTTCAAAGTTTTATGAATCCAGGtgggggtggaggaggagatggatggGGTGGTTTTGGGGGACTGAATATCTCTGGAAATTTGTCTGATATTGCGGAATCTATATTTAATTTTTGA